In Acinetobacter sp. WCHAc010034, a genomic segment contains:
- a CDS encoding acetoacetate decarboxylase family protein produces the protein MQQNFPAPDAVLSPPPWLMQGEAFILNYWLTPSFIRQAQDFRLAPSALGRAVQVLLVRCRSSPVGPYDELLILDHPLIAKRRLSSIPKILVSTGISAAHGQQLWGLPKELAQFEWHEQGQDVSCAIHFNRQSMALRLKKMKSPRCFYINSHHLPAAMLKISQAQPDRRYQFSPQFRGHFSKLAGAQWQDTQDIFPDFSQARHLQSFYAPEFKLVFPEARIQQK, from the coding sequence ATGCAACAGAATTTTCCGGCACCGGATGCCGTTTTATCTCCGCCGCCTTGGCTGATGCAGGGCGAGGCTTTTATTCTGAATTACTGGCTGACGCCGTCCTTTATCCGGCAGGCGCAGGATTTCCGCCTGGCGCCCTCTGCGCTGGGCCGCGCTGTGCAGGTGCTGCTGGTGCGCTGCCGCAGCTCTCCGGTTGGGCCTTATGATGAGCTGCTGATTCTGGATCATCCTTTAATTGCGAAAAGGCGCCTGAGCTCGATTCCTAAAATTCTGGTATCGACCGGGATTTCCGCCGCCCATGGCCAGCAGCTCTGGGGCCTGCCGAAAGAACTGGCGCAGTTTGAGTGGCATGAGCAGGGGCAGGATGTCAGCTGCGCCATTCATTTTAACCGGCAAAGCATGGCGCTCCGCCTGAAGAAAATGAAATCTCCGCGCTGCTTCTATATCAACAGCCATCATCTGCCGGCGGCCATGCTGAAAATCAGCCAGGCGCAGCCGGACAGGCGCTATCAGTTCTCGCCCCAGTTCCGCGGTCACTTTTCCAAGCTGGCCGGCGCGCAATGGCAGGACACGCAGGATATTTTCCCGGATTTTTCGCAGGCCCGGCATCTGCAGAGCTTTTATGCGCCGGAATTTAAGCTGGTATTTCCTGAAGCGCGCATTCAGCAGAAATAG
- a CDS encoding peptidylprolyl isomerase: protein MLKQALFAAAAAVSLNAWAGNSIVEMKTSQGTVEIELFNDKAPISAKNFEDYAKADFYNGTIFHRVIPGFMIQGGGMNAQMAEKPVKAPIRNESYNGLKNTRGTLAMARTNDPNSATSQFFINTVDNDFLNKSAMNAGYAVFGKVIKGMDVVDKIEKVPSANYGAHQNVPRTPVLIHSVKIKAPAAQK from the coding sequence ATGTTAAAACAAGCGCTTTTTGCCGCGGCTGCAGCCGTCAGCCTCAATGCATGGGCCGGCAACTCCATTGTGGAAATGAAAACCAGCCAGGGAACGGTTGAAATTGAGCTTTTCAATGACAAGGCGCCTATTTCGGCCAAAAACTTTGAAGATTACGCCAAAGCCGACTTTTACAATGGCACCATTTTCCACCGCGTGATTCCCGGCTTTATGATTCAGGGCGGCGGCATGAATGCGCAGATGGCGGAAAAGCCGGTCAAGGCGCCAATCAGGAACGAATCCTACAACGGCCTGAAGAATACCCGCGGCACTTTGGCGATGGCGCGCACCAATGATCCAAACTCGGCGACAAGCCAGTTTTTCATTAATACCGTTGATAATGACTTCCTGAATAAAAGCGCAATGAATGCAGGCTACGCCGTATTCGGCAAAGTCATTAAAGGCATGGATGTGGTCGATAAAATTGAAAAAGTGCCGTCAGCGAACTATGGCGCGCACCAGAATGTGCCCCGCACGCCTGTGCTTATACACAGCGTGAAGATAAAAGCGCCAGCCGCGCAGAAATAA